The genome window CCTAGCAGACGAGCTTGGGCGTAACCCATCAACCATATCAAGAGCGATCGCAAATAAATATTTAAGCTGCTCAAGAGGTACGGTCGCACTTAAAAATTTCTTTTCAACTGGCTTTGACGAAGAGACCTCAAACGCTGCGATAAAAGAATTTTTACTAGAGCTCATCAAAGGTGAAGATCACAAAAAGCCACTTTCTGATCTAAAAATTCAAGAGCTAATCCAAGCTAAATTTAACATCCAAATCGTTCGCCGAACCATCACAAAATACCGCAAAATTCTAAACATCGGTAGCTCAAGCCAGCGAAAAAGAGTCTATCAGATAAACGGATAACTACCACTCATTTACAGCAAAAAGTATGGTCTTGCGTATCTGCGCAAAAAGCTCGTTGTTAAGCTCTTCGTACTCTTTGCCACGTTTTTTATATTGTGCCATGCCCGCTGCATCGTCGTTCCAAGAGCCCATACTGCCAAAGACATCAGCCAAGCTTGCCGCAGCAAAAAGAGCTAAATTTTTCTTTGGCATAAGCGGTGCATTAAATATCTTTTGATCATCATTGTTTAAAGATCCAAGTGATTTTAAAGCCCTGCGAAAACACTCACCAAAATTCTCACACTCTATCTCATCTGCAAAGGCCGCTATCTTAGTAAGTATGGCCATAAAAGCCTCTGTGTTGTCGCTAAAATTTTCTAAATTTACATCTTTTTCAAGACCGAATTCTTTATATATTATGTCCCAGCCTCTTTGATCTTTGTTGTATTTCCAGTAGGGTACGAAGTAACTTATGTGCTCTTTAAAAATGCAAATGATCGATTTTGCGGTAGAGTTTGAAAAGCTAAGCAATAAACGTTCATCTGATGAGCCAATTAAATTTGCAGTAAGTCTTACATTGCTTAATCCAAGCTTTAATGCGTGCTCAAACCACTCATTTACGCTATTTGCCCTATGGCCTGAGAGAAAGTGAAAATTTATACTATTTTCGTAGCTAGTGTCATTATACAGGATAGGAGAATTTGAATTTATGGCCTGCTTTGCGGCAACAATAATGGCGCATATATTAAACATTTCACCATTCATTTTTGCTCTCTTTAAAGCTCTATGGCAAGCTGTACTCTAGCCGACCATCACAAAATTTTCTTGATTTTTAAAGTATGGTTTTAGGCTCTCATAAGCAGATTGAATATTTTTAAATTTCTTTGCATATTCTTCTTGTATGAGAGGATTTTTGTTGGCGTGCCTGTCTGGGTGATAGATATTTACGAGTGAAAGATAGCTCTGCCTGATAGTTTCAAAGTCATCATCTTTTTTACAACCTAAAATCTCAAAATTTTCCTCAAGCAAATTTGCAAGTACAGAAAATCTGCTTACAAATTTAGATGAGCTTTTTATTTTTATGCCTTGTTTAAAGGCTTTGTAGTCTTTTTCATCATAGATAAAATTTACGCTAAATTTTGGATAGTTTCTTTTGTAGAGTAGTTTGTTTAATGTGTTTATGTCGTTGTCATTTGAGATGGTGATGTTTAATAAATCATCATTTTTGCTAAAAGCAACATTACTTTTTACCAGACTCTCGCTGATGTAGCTAGCAAAATCTCTGCAAAGTGCATCTTTTAGTTCAAATTTGACTTCATTTTTTACAAAATTTACGTTTAGGCTAATGACTGGAGTTAGGGTATTTTTTTGAACAAAGCCAAGCTTTATGGTTTTATAGTTTGCAAAACGAATATCAAGCTTATCATCACTTTGCTTTTCATAAAGTTTTTTTATAAATTTTAAAAAGCACTTGCGTTGTGGGATCTCGCTCTCTTCATAAAACGAAATAACCTTATTTTTATTAGATAAAATTTTTGTAAAATTTCTGCTTATCATATCTCTAAGCTCACGAAACAAAGCGTCATTATCAGTTAAAATGCTTAGAGATTCTAATGTTTGCGTAACTTTCATTGCCTACTCCACATAAAATATTACATGTTTTAGCAATAAGCATTCCAAATTTATATTTTTCTTATATCTTGGCCTTTAATGTACTCTGCAAATTCGTTTTTTAGTTTATTTTCTTTATACGAGATCGCCTCTTCTTTTGTATGAGAAACGGCTTCTTTTTGAGTTTTTTTGATCTCACCTTGCTCTTTAGTAAGTTCTTTTTTTATCTCTTTTAAACTATCGAAAAAATCATTCATTTTTGCTCCTTTTGTTTTTATCGGATTTTACTAAAACAGTTATAAAATTAAAATGAATACAATTTTTCTTTAAGGAAAGTTTGGCTAATATCTCGACTTAACTTTCTTGTGCGCTCGTAGCTCAGCTGGATAGAGCATTTGATTGCGGTTCAAAAGGTCAGAGATTCGAATTCTCTCGGGCGCACCATCTTTTAAATTCTTAATGACAAACTTCATGATTTTTATAGTAAAATAAGCAAAAAAATTAAAAGAGAAAAAATGGATTTTCAAAATATTCAAAAACAAATTTTAGTACTAAAAGAGAGCTTGACAGCATTAGAACAAAATAGTGAGCACGAGATCGGCTTGGCAGTTGGGGTTGTTGAGTTTAATAAAAACGCTGACGAACTTAAAAAAAAGCTTACAAATCTAAAAGGTGAAAGCGATTTCTTTAAAAGTGTCTTCAACACAGAGGACTATTATGAAAACATTAGTACTTATTTGGAGCAGATAAAGAGAAGCTTAAATTATAAAATTGAGAAAAACGGTGTGAGCTTTAAGGCAAATGAAAATTTGCAAGAAAGCTATGTTGCCATTTTAAATATAATAGAAATTTTAGTAGCAGAGTATCAAATACAAAACAAAAATAAAGCGAAAAATCTCTTTTCTAGGACAACAGATACTACTCAAATAAAATCACTACTTGCAGAGCTAAATACTCTACAAGAGCGTATACATAATGTTTTGCATATTCATTCTAGGATAGTTTCAAATGTTATTTTGCAAAATTTTAAGATAATTTATACGTTCTTTTATAATTGTATTAAGGCTGCAAAGCAACGCAAAGATGAGCTTTTGCTAGTGGAGATCGCGGGTATAACTGATAAGATAATAACTATGATAAAACCGGTCTTTAGTGCAAAAATTTTAAATACAAATGAGCTTATTTATCACTACTTAATCTTTGAGCTAAAAGAACTAAAAGCTTGTGCGATAGGTGAGGAGCTAGTTTAAAATTTTATCAATTATCTCTTTTGCTCCATTTGGCAAAAGAATCTCTTTTAGAGCTTTGCTGCTTTTATTTAGATCAAAATTTTCTATCATTCTTATAACTTCATCTTTGTTTAAAATTTCTCCATTTTGCAAGCAAATTTCAGCAATGCCTTTATCTTTTAAAAATTTAGCGTTATAAAACTGATGATTGCCAGCGGCATAAGGAAATGGCACAAAGATAGATGGCAAAGCATTTGCACAAAGCTCCCAAAGCGAGCTAGCTCCTGCTCTTGATATGGCAAGGTCAGCCTTGCTCATCTTATTTTCTATCTCTTTACTAAATTCAAAAATTTCTAAATTCGTTTCATTAAAGCCAAGTTCATCATATCTTTTTTTAAGTTCATCAAAGCCATTTTTACCACATTGATGAGTTATATTTATGCCTTTTTCTTTAAGATATGGAGCTAAATTTATAGCTAGTTCATTTATCGCTTTTGCGCCTTGCGAACCTCCTAAAAACAAAATAGTCTTTAATTCCTCTCTCACTCTTGCACTATCGAAAAATTTCTTTGCTACGGGATAAGGGTAGGGCGAAGCTTTATCATAAGAGCTAAAAAAGCCTTTTGCATAAGGCTTTAAAATTTTATTTAATTTGCCCATTACAGCATTTTGTTCGTGGATAAAAAGTGGCACTTTTGAGATAATGGCTGCAATGGCTGCTGGAGCTGCTGAATAGCCACCAACGCTAATGACTACCTTAACGTCATTTTGCTTAAAAATTTTTCTACATTTTAAAGCAAGATTTACGATATTTGTTAGTGATTTTAGTTTAGCAAAGCCTCTCTTATTTACTACGCCACTACTTGGTAAGAAAAATTTTTGTAAAAAATTCTCGTCATTTTCAAACCAAAATTTATCTTGCCCACTAGTTGAGCCGATAAATATAGGCTTAATATCTCGTCTATTTAGCTCCTCGCAAAAGCTTCTTGCGATAGCTAAATGCCCACCAGTACCTCCACCGCAAATAACAATCATAATTTTGCCCTTTTACTAACCATCAAAACCATACCGATACCGATACAAATCGCAAGCACAGAGCTACCGCCGTAACTAAGAAATGGCACAGCAATACCTTTAATAGGCGTGATCGATGTGATACCATAGCTATTCATTAAAAATGAAAACGATAAGATAAGCCCGACACCAAGCGTAAATAGATGATAGACCTTATTTTCGCTTCTAGCTGAAATTCTAAAAATTCTATAAAGTAGCGCTATAAATATAGTTACAATACACAAAATACCAAATACACCAACCTCTTCAGCGATACCAGCTAATACAAAGTCAGTATGGACCTCACTTAAAAAGCCGAGCTTAAAGATACCAGCGCCAAGCCCTTCGCCGAAAAATTCGCCATGCTTTATAGCGTTTAATGAGTGAGAAATTTGATATGGCTCTGGCGCATCAGCTACTCTTAATACATCTGCAACACTGTCAGGCAAGAAAGAAAGCACCATATTTTGTATCGTGCCCCACCATGATTTTATACGTAAAATTCTATGCTCAGAGCTGATTATCGCTACTGTCATAACAAAAGCGGCCCCTAAAATACCGATACTAAAAAGTCTCGCACTTGCTCCTGCAAAAAGTGCCATCGTCACAAATGTAAGTGCTAGCACGACCACTTGACCAAGGTCATTTTGCATAACAGCAATAAGAAAGATAGCAACACCAAAAAGAATAATATAAGGCATAAGTATTTTAATCTCATCTAGCAAGGTTCTTTTGCCTTCACTAAATTTTCTAGTAAAACTCCAAGCTAAGAAGTAGACAAAACCGATTTTAAAAAACTCGACTGGAGCTAGTGAAAAGCCAGGCAGTCTAATCCAGCGTCTAGCACCGCCAGCGTCAGTTACCATAGAAGCTGGTAATGCATGCATTAACCCCATAGCGATACCACAAGATATAAGAAGGCCAAACCCTATCCAAACAAGCGTCTTTTCAGGATTGAGCCTAGAGAGCCACCACATAATGAAAATTCCGATGCAACCAACAATAAACTGGCGGACAAAAAAGTGAAACTCGTCGTAATTAAAAAATAAAACCGTAAAAACTGGCAAAGATAGTGAAAAAATAATGCTTATAGCGATCAAAGTCGAACAAAGATAGAAAATGATCTTATCAACTGCCAAAATTTAACTCCAAGTTTAAAAAGTGCCAAAGTATAATAAAAAACGGCTTACAAAGATATTATTTGCTATAATTGCAAGCTTTAAGGAAGGGCATGAAGATAGGTATATTTGACTCAGGACTTGGCGGGCTGAGCGTCTTAAATGAAGCTTTAAGCAAGCTTAGCGAGCATGAATTTTTATATTATGCAGACGTAAAAAATGTCCCGTATGGACAAAAGAGCAGGGATGAGATTTTAAAATTTAGCTTTGATGCGGTGAAATTTCTCATAGAAAATGGCGCAAACGCCGTTGTAGTAGCTTGTAACACGGCAACAAGCGTAGCGATAAAAGAGCTTAGAGCAAATTTAAGCGTACCGATCATCGGCATGGAGCCAGCCGTAAAAAGGGCTCATGACTTAAGTCATAATGATGCCTTAAAAACGCTTGTCATAGCCACTCCAGTCACCGTAAATGGTGCAAAACTAAAAGAGCTGATCATAAATTTACACGCAAAAGATAAGACTGAGCTGCTCGCTCTACCACGCCTTGTAAATTTTGCTGAAAATGAAGAATTTGA of Campylobacter concisus contains these proteins:
- the murI gene encoding glutamate racemase, producing MKIGIFDSGLGGLSVLNEALSKLSEHEFLYYADVKNVPYGQKSRDEILKFSFDAVKFLIENGANAVVVACNTATSVAIKELRANLSVPIIGMEPAVKRAHDLSHNDALKTLVIATPVTVNGAKLKELIINLHAKDKTELLALPRLVNFAENEEFDTENVKSYLKEELAKFDLSKFSFLVLGCTHFNYFKDSLREILPPNISIIDGNEGTINRLISELGLKISTLNKAPKVRFFYSGNEVFSKFELDKILRNLARLEKMRAIC
- a CDS encoding adenylosuccinate lyase translates to MKVTQTLESLSILTDNDALFRELRDMISRNFTKILSNKNKVISFYEESEIPQRKCFLKFIKKLYEKQSDDKLDIRFANYKTIKLGFVQKNTLTPVISLNVNFVKNEVKFELKDALCRDFASYISESLVKSNVAFSKNDDLLNITISNDNDINTLNKLLYKRNYPKFSVNFIYDEKDYKAFKQGIKIKSSSKFVSRFSVLANLLEENFEILGCKKDDDFETIRQSYLSLVNIYHPDRHANKNPLIQEEYAKKFKNIQSAYESLKPYFKNQENFVMVG
- a CDS encoding FtsW/RodA/SpoVE family cell cycle protein, with protein sequence MAVDKIIFYLCSTLIAISIIFSLSLPVFTVLFFNYDEFHFFVRQFIVGCIGIFIMWWLSRLNPEKTLVWIGFGLLISCGIAMGLMHALPASMVTDAGGARRWIRLPGFSLAPVEFFKIGFVYFLAWSFTRKFSEGKRTLLDEIKILMPYIILFGVAIFLIAVMQNDLGQVVVLALTFVTMALFAGASARLFSIGILGAAFVMTVAIISSEHRILRIKSWWGTIQNMVLSFLPDSVADVLRVADAPEPYQISHSLNAIKHGEFFGEGLGAGIFKLGFLSEVHTDFVLAGIAEEVGVFGILCIVTIFIALLYRIFRISARSENKVYHLFTLGVGLILSFSFLMNSYGITSITPIKGIAVPFLSYGGSSVLAICIGIGMVLMVSKRAKL
- the murG gene encoding undecaprenyldiphospho-muramoylpentapeptide beta-N-acetylglucosaminyltransferase translates to MIVICGGGTGGHLAIARSFCEELNRRDIKPIFIGSTSGQDKFWFENDENFLQKFFLPSSGVVNKRGFAKLKSLTNIVNLALKCRKIFKQNDVKVVISVGGYSAAPAAIAAIISKVPLFIHEQNAVMGKLNKILKPYAKGFFSSYDKASPYPYPVAKKFFDSARVREELKTILFLGGSQGAKAINELAINLAPYLKEKGINITHQCGKNGFDELKKRYDELGFNETNLEIFEFSKEIENKMSKADLAISRAGASSLWELCANALPSIFVPFPYAAGNHQFYNAKFLKDKGIAEICLQNGEILNKDEVIRMIENFDLNKSSKALKEILLPNGAKEIIDKILN
- a CDS encoding imidazole glycerol phosphate synthase, yielding MDFQNIQKQILVLKESLTALEQNSEHEIGLAVGVVEFNKNADELKKKLTNLKGESDFFKSVFNTEDYYENISTYLEQIKRSLNYKIEKNGVSFKANENLQESYVAILNIIEILVAEYQIQNKNKAKNLFSRTTDTTQIKSLLAELNTLQERIHNVLHIHSRIVSNVILQNFKIIYTFFYNCIKAAKQRKDELLLVEIAGITDKIITMIKPVFSAKILNTNELIYHYLIFELKELKACAIGEELV